In a genomic window of Rhododendron vialii isolate Sample 1 chromosome 12a, ASM3025357v1:
- the LOC131309577 gene encoding uncharacterized protein LOC131309577, giving the protein MASSSNQNMRALPLSFPLLNGENYDYWCVKMKTQLMSNDVWEYFQDGSEDYEGVETLTNDQKKQLKVDNRMNAKALSTIQQGISDNLFPRIINETQAKKAWDILYNEYRGNLKDSELLKDYFSRLMDVVNQMKTYGEDVATQKIVEKILINLPTKYDPIVAVIENTQDLATLSVEELMDSLKKFEQRSNRQSEKSIESIFQSKLNVSTLKPQGKGSSSSHNQSRGQFSSGGNFERGRGGNDRGRGRGRNNFQSENNFRRGNNFQARGNDESTQPRIAESQTINKLITPKSKKVEGAYFMLVKQLPSKRMMCGSLIVVVVTT; this is encoded by the exons ATGGCAAGTTCAAGCAATCAAAACATGCGAGCTCTACCACTTTCTTTTCCACttctcaatggagaaaactATGATTATTGGTGTGTGAAGATGAAGACCCAACTCATGTCAAATGATGTTTGGGAATATTTTCAAGATGGGTCTGAAGATTATGAAGGTGTGGAGACTTTGACAAATGACCAAAAGAAACAATTGAAGGTGGATAATAGGATGAATGCAAAAGCCCTCTCCACGATTCAACAAGGTATTTCCGACAACCTCTTTCCTAGAATCATCAATGAAACCCAAGCCAAGAAAGCATGGGATATTCTTTACAATGAGTATAGAGGCAACTTGAAG GATAGTGAATTGTTGAAGGATTATTTTTCTAGACTTATGGATGTTGTGAATCAAATGAAAACATATGGGGAGGATGTTGCTACTCAAAAAATTGTTGAGAAAATCTTGATTAATTTGCCGACGAAGTACGATCCCATTGTTGCCGTTATTGAAAATACTCAAGATTTAGCCACCTTGAGTGTCGAAGAATTGATGGATTCCCTTAAGAAATTTGAGCAAAGATCGAATAGGCAATCCGAAAAGTCAATTGAGAGTATCTTTCAATCTAAGCTTAATGTTAGTACCCTAAAGCCCCAAGGGAAAGGATCTTCTTCAAGTCATAATCAATCTAGAGGGCAATTTTCAAGTGGTGGAAATTTTGAACGAGGAAGAGGTGGAAATgatagaggaagaggaagaggaaggaacAATTTTCAAAGTGAAAACAATTTTCGTAGGGGAAACAATTTTCAAGCAAGAGGGAATGATGAGTCCACTCAACCAAG GATTGCTGAGTCACAAACAATCAACAAGCTAATTACACCGAAGAGCAAGAAGGTGGAGGGTGCATATTTTATGCTTGTCAAGCAGCTTCCAAGCAAAAGAATGATGTGTGGTTCCTTGATAGTGGTTGTAGTAACCACATGA